Part of the Plasmodium malariae genome assembly, chromosome: 9 genome is shown below.
atattttaagagaactacatatatatatatatatatatatatatatatatatatatatatatgtgcaccCTTGTGTATGCTTTTATGTGTGTGCGTTTGTTTGGGTGAATacatatagatagatataaatatatacaatatatactATTCATAGCAATGGGAAATAATGAGGAATGggagaaggaaaaaatttacGATCGTCAGTTGAGGTTATGGGGTGTGAAGGCACAAAACCGTATGTTGAAATCCAGTGTGTTAATCATTGGATTAAGTGGtataaatattgaaatatgtaaaaatctTATTTTGAATGGCATAAATTTAACCATAATTGATGACAACATTGTTGATGAGGAAATgatagaaaatattttttttctgaacgaacttgatataaataattatgtttgtttatctatttttaaagaattaaaaagtataaatcaGTTAATAGATATTAAGGCTTATATTGGACGAATGGATATTTCAAATGATAAGATTATTCTTGAgaaagaattaatatataaaaaagaagaggatataaaatatgaagaaaaagaacaatGTGTGGCAATAGAAGAGTATATAGCTAACTACACTTCGGTATGTATTTCCTGTGAAGAGTACcctttatataaattaataaatataaatgagtTATGccatcaaaaaaatattggtTTCTTTGCACCTATGTGCAATGGGAaatttgcttttttattttcagaCTTTGGAAATCATGTAATTGAGGAATcgtattataaaatgaaaacaaacaGTAATGTAGTTAACAGTAGCAATAAGAAGAGTGATGAAAGTTATTACGAAAAAAGTAAGgatgatgaaaaaaacaaacaaacctGTATTGAAATAAATTACTGTAAATTgtctcattttttaaaagtaccttttgaaaattttgataagaaaacaaataaaataattttccttatttttgcCTTAATATTGTTTGaggaacataaaaaattcaataaaGACAATAAAGAAATTGATGAACAGGAATTTTATAACTtctgtaataattataaattaccAAATAATAAGCAAAATTTAAGAGAAATTTCCAAAACGTACAAGGTTACCTTTTCTCCGTCCTGCTCAATCATGGGTGGTGTAACTGCACAGGAAATTCGAAAATTTGTATCAAAGCAACATGAGTCTATTCCGAATTTCTGCGTTTTTGACATGAACCAGAATGTCGTTTGTACGTCCATGATTTCGTGAAGTTAAGCATAGTGCAACCAAGCATGGCGCGCTGattcataattaaaataatacactCACGTGTAGAGAGAATTATGacgtaaattaaaaaaaaaaaaaaaaaaaaaaaatgtatgtactGTTCAGGCAGAAACTAAAGAATTCGGTCAAATTAAACATCTTTTGGATATTAGATCTATAAAGAGGCATGcgaaagagaagaaaaaaaaaaaaaaatatatgtaaataaacaaatggataaataagcaaatagataaacaaatgaatatatgtataaatatatatgtgtatatacatgtatatatgtatgtatgtacgtatgctTGAACGTGcacaaatatgtattaataatatgaacaaacATATATGACCAACTGACGAAATTCGTACGCTGAACAAAGAAGTACGTATCGAATGCACTTGTCTACGTACTTGTTAATATATGTCTTGATTAAGTTATACCTATTTTAatgtgttaataatatttagtatcttttcctttaacatatatacatgaactTGTACGTATACATGACCTTGTGCAAAAAcctatacatgtacatatatacctacacttgtatatgtacatatatacctacacttgtacatgtacatatatacccacacttgtacatgtacatatatacccacacttgtacatgtacatatataccacacttgtacatgtacatatatacctacacttgtacatgtacatatatacctacacttgtacatgtacatatatacctacacttgtacatgtacatatatacctacacttgtacatgtacatatatacctacacttgtatatatttttgtgaaaCTCTTTTAAATTCAAACTTCCTTAACATTTTAtgccttttttaaaatttttaatggaAGAGTTTTCAATTTGTATTAATGCAAACATCCTAatgtgcataaatatataaaagttcGTAAATAAATACTTACAAATGTCCATGTATCCACACATAcaaacatgtacatatatgtacatgtaagtCACCTCAAGGTaaacctttttttcttttaacaattttttattcatatttttaagcaGCATTAACCTTTTTTTCGTACAATTTTTTGAGTGGTGTAAAATTTCCGAATGACTGTAATGagcatattattaaaattttactgCTTCAGGATTCTTTTATTATccatgtatatattgtatatacatttaataatatatgtacataaataagcATTGTGTAGGGTGTTTGGGCATGggtatatgtacgtacatatttatatatgggAGTACATGTTTATTGTACGCGTACAAGTATGCATGTTAGGCCATACCTTTTCCTTAAATAAACTTCAAAAAATTGTGCTATGCAAAATTCCATGTTTCATTTAATGAAAGGAAATTCATTTGTTATTTCGTAcacttgtttattttatgttattatattttttttttttgttttattttttatttttttgaaaaaagaaacagtataatgtatatatttatagcaCTATCCCgcgtaaaaagaaaaaagaaaattttttataaaacattaaCATTGCCAATTAATATttgaacaatttttttttttttttttttttactttttcaaaatataaaaaatgtacttCCCTCAGCAGTATTATAAAGtacgtaaaaataatataatttggaCTAGATGATATTCTTAAACTTCCTTTTTGTTAAGGTTAATATTTGTCTGTttggatataaaaaaaatatacgaaattttttgtatatctCATATGTAGCACATAGCTACATTCATATACACACCTGCGTACAAAAaacgcatatatgtatgcatattgTCCATTGAATAATGCaaaggaaaattaaaatgttctTATCGTAAAGCATACGTAGCTGTTAGAGCAGTACACGAGCcgtatacattattattttatttcattttttatttcattttttatttcattttttatttcattttttatttcattttactttttttgttttgattGCGCTAAAAGGTACATTTTTCTTTGCTTCCATTCCATATTTTTAAGGAAGAGAAGTAAGCAAGtccattttgtttaatttgcATACTATATCTTTTCTGTATCAACACAACCATCATTTTGTCAGGTCAAGAAAtcaaaatatagaaaaataaagaaagatacagcaaaataaagcaaagtATAGCGAAgaatagcaaaataaagcaaagtATAGCGAAgaatagcaaaataaagcaaagtATAGCGAAgaatagcaaaataaagcaaagtATAGCAAAgaatagcaaaataaagcaaagtATAGCGAAgaatagcaaaataaagcaaagtatagcaaaataaataaaagtaaggGAAAGGACAGCAATGCAACGTAACGCAAAATAAGGATACAAAATGACAAGTGCGAAAGAGAGCGATGGATTGTCAAAAgcatttttgaaaaacaaaaacataaaGCTGATAAAGGTACCAAAATTTGTGTCAAATAAATGGCTAAATTATAATCATAAGGATATTGTGGGTTTATTTGaacaaaataacaatagtGAAATTTCCACGTTATATATTCAGAAGGATGATAGtgataaagtaaaaaaattaacatgtaataaaaacaatacggttaatacttatatattaaaacaaaataaagtgTCGTTAAAACCAAGTAAGAGTACAAACCAGTCAAATAGCAATGCGAGTGATACAACATATGAAAATTCAAATCAGAGCAAaggtaaaattaatataaataatcctGTAAAGGAATCAACAGAGAGGAATAAAGAAGTGGATTATGTTATATGTGcagatattataaaaaattgtgaaCATACTTATTCCTTCTTACCAATATTAGATGAGGATTATTCTTTAGTTTTAAAGGAAAGACATTATAACAcgaatgtaaaaaaaaataggtttACCATTATAGAAACaagaaatgaagaaaatatagaTTCTACACAAACATTATTTAAGTATTATACAACTgatgataatataaagaatgaaaataataaagataataaatatcttaaaaataatagtagtacTACGACTATCACTACTactagtaataataacaaaagaaTGCTTTTCGAAAGTGACAACAACTTAGTTTCATCTTCTGCGTCaaagcaaaaattaaaacaagcTAAAAAAATGCAAGTTTTTGATTtagataaaacaaaaattagtatgtttaaaatatttgaaaaagaGGGGAAAAAGGGGGTAcccttttccatttttacaaaaagttttaatattccatcaaattatttaaaaaatatattggaAGAAATAGCtgtgaaaagaaaaaggttATCAGATAAAAAATCGGTGTACTACTTGAAGGATTACGTTAGTTAGTCTGCTCAGTAGGGGCATACATGTATTGGTAGATACGTGTATGTCCATATATTCGTGCATTGGTACGTGTGTACTTCCGTAAGGCCATACAGAACAATTCAATTTTATCCAAATAAATTTGTCCTTTTCTGTGGTTGTATGACAATGGGTTGtttgtaataatatgtttatatgtggTAGTATCATTTAACTTAGtcttatatcttttttattttattttttttttttaatatatttttttccaaaattgtgttaataaaataatgtgaTATGCGTGAATATcctagtaatatttttttttttttttcatatttcataattcataaataattttgaaaatataattctatgttataaattaaaattaggGGGgtggcaaaaaaaaaaaataataacaataataatagaagtCTTGTTAGTGAAGGGAATATTATTAACTGTAGTAGCAGTAGAAGCGGTAGAAGcagcagtagcagtagcTGTAGTAGTACTATTGATAGGACTAATGGTAAATGTAACTGCTACGATTGTGATGGCAGAAGTAATACATGGTCACCAGGCGAATGCTCCTTGTACACTATGAACCACTTGAATACAGGAGAACTGACAAATGGTAgaacaaatttatatatccTCGATATGTGTTTTCTTTTCACCTATGTGCAATTTAATGGCTTCTGATATGACGGGAATTTCAATGTAActacaaaaaaaggaaaatatacatgcatatatgtaagtgTGTGACCATATATGAACATTTGCACACGATAGTGCATAAAAGTGAATACAAGAAGTAATTAGGAGTAACTAAATACGAACAGGACagaagattaaaaaaatgatgaaaattaatgataaacaatgaaaataatgaaaaataagtaaaaaaaataaatagcaaaaaatatttattttaaatattttatgtgaATTCGGTGGAGACTGCGGTATATATCCAATGCAATAGGGTTATAGTTCGTTGAAAAACCATATTTGTAtttagaaaatgaaaaaaaatgaattaaatgataatgttaaaatgaaaagaaaggATATGAAAAGATATGATACATATGATGCATATGATACATATGATACATACGGTACATATGACAAATATGATGGATTGTGTAAAGAAATGgagttttcatttttgatgATGATGATCTTACTATCCAAGCAAAGATGCGATGAAAGGAATAATTAAGGAACCAAAGTAAATAGACATAGtagaatataatattgttaagTTAAAGATATCTGTGTCATTATAAGAATATGGAAAAACTCGGAAGTAAAATAATGCTAATGCATAACCGAACATGGATAATATGAGGCTCTGTTAAAAAGGGGGAGGGAGGGggcaaaataaagaaaaacacatacatgtatgtatatatatatatatatatatatatatatatatatatatatatatatacataaatacatatatgcacgtaAAAATACAACTTAACaggaatttctttttttggtGTGAACACGAAGTAATGTTTTTGCGCTTGTGTATACGGACTTGATAACCaagtgaatatatatattaatttattgtcAAGTAAAGTGTAGTTACCTGCATGTGATGATacctaataaaataatgaaatttgaatttattttccttaacgaaaaagaaatataaaccCATAAATGTAACAAATGATAAAAACGGAATGGAGGAGTATATCTGGTTTATTTTCTCAATTTGGAATAAATATCTGAAAAGGGGATAAAGAAATAAgcattttgataaaaaaaaaaaaaaaaaaaaaaaaaaaaaaaaatgggagTATATTAGTCATGTGAAAAACGCACATTACACTCTTCAGATTTATGAAATTTCCGTATATCCCCATTTATCCATTTCGACATTGTTGACGAATTACAAAactgtaaaaattttacgtATAAATTTGggcatatataaaaattgtattttacTTGTGTAGAGAAATTGGAAGGATGTTTATGAGTGGCATGACGAAGGCCTGTATTtgtttaaaaggaaaaatgaaacattAAATGTTAAATGATATCAGATATGGGGGCAGGTGAACAAAAAGGagtaaacaaataaatcCTGGCAAATCAGGAAATACAGAAAATATTCCGAGTACATCAAAACAGCAcgatcaaaaaataatataacccCAAGCaattataaaacatactggaaatattattaacaggcagaaatttttgaaaataaagggatatgaaaaaggaaaaaaaagaggataagaaaaaggaaaaaaatatggaaaaaaataaggaaaaaatatggaaaaaaataaggaaaaaaataaggaaaaaaatatggaaaaaaataaggaaaaaaataaggaaaaaatatggaaaaaataaggaaaaaaaaaggaaaaacaataattatataaactcCCCCCCCCTCCTCGTAAGAACTATACTTGAATAGCATCCATAAAAGGAAGAATATAACTAGTGGAGGCTATAAGCTTGTCTAACATTGTTATATCACTTTCTCcatgaaatattaaattaattttttcctttaaagaAGCATTAATTTGATATTTTTGTGTGCTATTATttgttctattatttttctttaaggaataaaataattttacactttttttgTTATCTGCATTTGTCCACGTAGCATAACTTTTCGAGCTGATTTTTGTTACATTATaaacttttcctttttgtgaATTTTGAAAAGACAATACGTTCGtaattaatagaaaatatattaatatatgaattattaaaagtTTAATCATCTCTTAAGtaggaaaaattaatatataactgATAAGTAATACGTTGTCAGGAATACGTTGTAAGCGATACGTTGTAAGTAAGTTCGTGGCAAGTGATACgtcttttatttcatttttgtctGTGTACAAATTTCAAGAAAAAGAATCTTGCATATTGCAGTATTATACTTCATATATGTGCGTTATATgcacaaaaacaaaataaaataaaaaaaacaaattctCACATAAGGAAGAagttaatagaaaaaaaaaaaaaaaaaaatggctGATACGTGAAAAAGAATTTTGACAAAATGCCAGCACATACTTGCTTTTACCTTTTTATATCTTGAACCTGGGCTTGTCGCAATAGTCTTATATTtcataatgatataaaaagcatattacaaatatacattctTATGTAAATTACtgtaaaaatagcaaaaaaataaaaagatatgaaaagcttttttttctttttgtttttactaAATTATGGCTCATATAAGGGTGTACTTAGGTTACTAAAGTAtcaaaagaaataatgaaaaaaaaaaaaaaaaaaaaaaaaaggaaaggaaaGGAAACTcgttgaattttttttttttttttcatttgttcatataaGTAAGATGCTTAGATATTCTTGTATGGTAcattgaaaaaagaataaaaataaaacaaaacaaatatgCATGTAGCGAACTACATCTGCATATAGCTAAATGAACTAAcatatagcaaaataaaagataataaaaaacaaacaaatgaaCGAAAAAAACGTAGCACAAATGTGAATTGTTATATAAAACTTTATGGAGAATAAAAATTCCTTAAAAAGTTtcacactttttttttttttttattttatattatcttttttatttatgacgaatttgaagaaaagaaaatagcttcatttccatatattacatataaaatacaccctttttttttaagttttcatCTGTTgtgtttacatataattgATGAAACATATATGTTTGGTTCTCAAAAAATGAATCGaagtttaattaaataaaagttcTTGTTTCATATGCAAGTTTTGATAAATAACTTTTGGTATTTGTCACCTAGTaatagttaaaaaaattaatatattttttttaacttacGTGTTGTTGCATtgtaatgtacatatatgtgtatatatatatgtatagattACATACCTATgtttgatgaaaaaaaaaggcaaagcGCATAAAATAAGGATATGTTTGTTATATTGAGAGAACATATATTAACGAAATTGAAAGaatgatatatacatatatatataatgcgcgatcatattttaataaacaatTTGCAAAGGAAAGCATTTTGAACAacaaaagtataaaaaagcaaaacaaTTAAAAGAATGTTTATAACCCTAACCGTCGAACTTCAAAGAGAACGTGTGAAAATACAGGCAAGAAGGGaagagaaaaagagaaaaagaaaaaaacaaagaaaataaaaaggaacgTATTAGCAATAacatgaaacaaaaaaaaaaaaaaaaaagtaaatgaaatgatatataatgaagtaaaaagaaaatatagaaaacTGCAAATTAGTTgtccaaaatatattaattacaaataaaactgtaaacagaaaaatgaaagataAAGTGAAAAGTCAACAAGTTCAATTCGTAGCAATATGTAGCAATCACATGCTCTGGAAGCTTTTTTTTGGATCAaatttgaaataataaaaatttataataccTTGTTGCAAAGAGTAATTAccaataaatatttaaaatatgtccATATCATATGTGAATAAAGTGTGAGGATCTCAATTAATAATGTAAgtgatattataaatttaacaatAAGAAGAAgagggaaaagaaaaaaaaaaaaaactaaaacatttgaaattaaaataaagctATCTTAAtccttttattattcaatgtatacatatacatatatatgtatatatgtatatatatatatatatatatatatatatatatatatatatatatatatacacttgtATGTACAATATGTAtctttattacttttttttaaatttaaattattcctaattataaaaaaattattaaaaattcgatgaaaaataaaatttataaattataaaaaaaattaacaactataataaaaaaaaaaaaaatacatacatatatatatatatatatatatatatatatgtttgcatattaacatattagCATAATTACACATTTGCATATTAACATGTCAGCGCATTAACATAAACATTTGCTTAACATACTTTTATCATTAGTAGATGAATTATTAGTCAGTTGTATATCAACAACATTCGTTTCATTATTATTGGTATTCTCTAAATTTGGTAATTTCgttgcaatttttttaaataaaacttttatattatgtccTGCTTTGGCACTTGTTTCGTGAAACATGGTATTATATTCTTGTGCTTTCTGCATACCTTCTTCATATGTTACTTTTCTAAGATCACCTAAATCTGTTTTATTTCCTACTAATGCAATTATAACATCTTTACCtctttcatttaaaatatcttGTATCCATTTTGTTGTATTTTCAAATGATTGTCTATTTGTAATATCATACACAACAATAGCTGCAGCTGAATCTCTAATATAACTTGGTATCAAACTTCGAAATCTCTCCTGACCTGCTGTATCCCACAGCTGCAGTCGTACAGGTCCTTCATCCAAATACAAAGTTTTACTCAGAAAATCAATGCCAATGGTggactaataaaaaaaaaaaaaaaaaaaaaagtaaaaagtatatacagtcacatgtatttattattaaattttaagttAATAATGCTACAATTCGTAAGCTCTTCCAcgcatacatatttatgcatatgtacattatatatatatatatatatatatataataatatgcatgtggaaaattattttacattgacaaaaaaaaaaaaaaaaaaaaaattacgtaGCTAActtttttcatctttaaCAATATTACGATGATggaagatttttttttttttttttttttttttttttgaagcatgtaaac
Proteins encoded:
- the AOS1 gene encoding ubiquitin activating enzyme (E1) subunit Aos1, putative: MGNNEEWEKEKIYDRQLRLWGVKAQNRMLKSSVLIIGLSGINIEICKNLILNGINLTIIDDNIVDEEMIENIFFLNELDINNYVCLSIFKELKSINQLIDIKAYIGRMDISNDKIILEKELIYKKEEDIKYEEKEQCVAIEEYIANYTSVCISCEEYPLYKLININELCHQKNIGFFAPMCNGKFAFLFSDFGNHVIEESYYKMKTNSNVVNSSNKKSDESYYEKSKDDEKNKQTCIEINYCKLSHFLKVPFENFDKKTNKIIFLIFALILFEEHKKFNKDNKEIDEQEFYNFCNNYKLPNNKQNLREISKTYKVTFSPSCSIMGGVTAQEIRKFVSKQHESIPNFCVFDMNQNVVCTSMIS
- the PmUG01_09053700 gene encoding transcription initiation factor IIF subunit beta, putative, with product MTSAKESDGLSKAFLKNKNIKLIKVPKFVSNKWLNYNHKDIVGLFEQNNNSEISTLYIQKDDSDKVKKLTCNKNNTVNTYILKQNKVSLKPSKSTNQSNSNASDTTYENSNQSKGKININNPVKESTERNKEVDYVICADIIKNCEHTYSFLPILDEDYSLVLKERHYNTNVKKNRFTIIETRNEENIDSTQTLFKYYTTDDNIKNENNKDNKYLKNNSSTTTITTTSNNNKRMLFESDNNLVSSSASKQKLKQAKKMQVFDLDKTKISMFKIFEKEGKKGVPFSIFTKSFNIPSNYLKNILEEIAVKRKRLSDKKSVYYLKDYVS
- the PmUG01_09053800 gene encoding apicoplast import protein Tic20, putative, with amino-acid sequence MIKLLIIHILIYFLLITNVLSFQNSQKGKVYNVTKISSKSYATWTNADNKKSVKLFYSLKKNNRTNNSTQKYQINASLKEKINLIFHGESDITMLDKLIASTSYILPFMDAIQAFVMPLINILPISLHKYLFQIEKINQIYSSIPFLSFVTFMGLYFFFVKENKFKFHYFIRYHHMQSLILSMFGYALALFYFRVFPYSYNDTDIFNLTILYSTMSIYFGSLIIPFIASLLGYYIEIPVISEAIKLHIGEKKTHIEDI
- the RAB6 gene encoding ras-related protein Rab-6, putative, with translation MDEFQNSGLNKYKLVFLGEQAVGKTSIITRFMYDTFDNNYQSTIGIDFLSKTLYLDEGPVRLQLWDTAGQERFRSLIPSYIRDSAAAIVVYDITNRQSFENTTKWIQDILNERGKDVIIALVGNKTDLGDLRKVTYEEGMQKAQEYNTMFHETSAKAGHNIKVLFKKIATKLPNLENTNNNETNVVDIQLTNNSSTNDKSMLSKCLC